A window of Gemmatimonadales bacterium genomic DNA:
GAGGCGCGTGCCGATGCCCGCGCTCCACGTGGCGAGCTGCGTCACCGGCAGGGAAGCCCCCAGGGCGACCGTGCCCGCCGCTACGGCGAGCAGCGCGGTGCCCCAGTACGCCCGGAGGCCACGGAGCGCCGAGCCGGCGAGGCGGGCTGCCGCGCGGCCTCGCACGCTACACGTTGAACCGGATGTGGAGGATGTCGCCGTCGGCGACCGGGTGATCCTTGCCGCCGAGCTGCAGCTTGCCCGCCTCGCGCACCGCGTGCTCGGAGCCGTACTCCATGAACACGGAGTAGGGAATCACCTCGGCCCTGATGAAGCCGCGCTCGAGATCGCTGTGGATCTTCCCCGCGGCCTGCTTCGCGTTGCTCCCCCGGCGCACCGGCCACGCCCGCACCTCGTCGGGACCGACGGTGAAGAACGAGATGAGGTCGAGCAGGGCGTAGGCCGTGTGGATGAACCGGGTCAGCGCGGACTCCGCAAGGCCGAGATCCGCCAGGAACGCGGCCTGGTCGGCGGCGTCCATCTTCGCGATCTCCGCCTCCACGCTGGCCGAGAGGACCAGGCCCGCCGCGCGAATGGCCTCGAGCCGCGCGGCCATCCCGGCGGGCAGCGGCACGGCGGCCTCGTCCTCGCTGCGGTTCAGGACGACCATCAGCGGCCGGTCGGTGAGGAACCCGTAGCCGGTGAGCTTGCTGCGGTCGAGCGCCTGCGCCGTCAGCGAGCGGAGCGGCAGCTCCTGCTCCAGCGTCTGCCGCATCAGCTCGAACGCCGCCACCTCGAGCGGGTCAATCTTCTCCTTCTTGGACCGGTCCAGCCGCCGCTCCACCATCGCCAGGTCGGTGAGGATGCACTCGGCGTGGAACGCCTCGAGGTCCGCCGCGGGGTCGGGCGTGGCGTCGAGGGCCGGGTTGTCGAAGGCGCGCAGCACGAGGCACAACACGTCCTGGTCGCGGATCTGCTGCAGGGCCTTCGGGGAGAGGCCCTTCTTCTCCGCGCCGTGCTCGCCCGGGATGTCGCTGAAGACGATCTCGGCGTAGGTGGTCTTCTTGGGGCTGAAGATCTTCGACAGTTTGTCGATCCGCTCGTCGGGCACCTTGACCGTGCCGAGGTGCAGCTCGCCGCCGAAGCCGACCGGCACGTCGAGCCCGGTCAGCGTGTTGAACACCGTGGTCTTCCCCGAACCCGCGAAACCCACCAGGCCGATTTTCATGGCCCAAAACTACAGCGCCGACGCTCCGGTCGCCTCCCGATGTCGCCGTCCGTTCAGCGGGGAGGTCCGGCGGCCGTCGAGTCCTCCTGCCATCCGCCCCCAAGGGCCTTGTAGAGCCCGATCACCGCGTCCGCCTGCCTCACGCGCGCGACGACGGCGCCCATGGCGGCACTGAGCTGAGTCCGCTGCGCGTCCAGGACCTCGAGGAACGGCGACGTGCCGGCCGCGTAACGGTCCTCGGCCGCCCTGAGCGCCGCGGCCGCGTAGACGGCCTGCGAGTCGGCCGACGTGCGCCGCTCGCCCGCGAACCGCGTCGCGGCGAGCTGGTTCTCCGCATCCTGGAGGGCGCTCAGCACCGTGCCCTCGTACGCGATCAGCGCCTGGCGCCGCCGCGACTCCGCCGCGCGCACGTCCGCGAGCAGGCGTCCTCCCATGAACAGGGGTTGGGAGATCGACGCGGCGACGTTCCAGCCTGTTTCGGTGGTCGTCGGGGCGGCCATCGTGAACCCCTGGATGGTCGTGGTGGTTCCCGGCGTTCGGGACCACTGGAGCTCGGCGGTGAGGTTCAGGTGCGGAAAGAGCTGCGCCCGGGCCGCGCCGACGTCCGCGCCGGCCGCGGCCAGCGCCCGCTCCGCCGCGCGGACGTCGGGCCGCCGGGTCACGAGCGACGCTGGCAGGCCTGCCGGGACGGCTGCGAGCAGTTGGTCGCCCGGCGAGCCCGTGCGGGGAATCGCTCCCGGCGCGCGGCCCAGGAGGGTGCTCAGGGCGTTCTCCGCGTCGGCGGCCGCCTCCCTCAGGTCGATGGCCGTCTCGCGGGCAGCCTCGTAGAGGGCCTGCGCCTGGCGATGGTCCAGCTCCGCCGCGGGAGTGCCGTCGAAACGGCGCTTCGTCGTGTCCAGGTAGCCGCGGCGCGCCTCGAGCGCGCGGTTCACGACCTGCAGCTCCTGGTCCGTCGCCTGCAGATCCACGTAGGCCGACGCGACGGAAGCGACGAGCAACAGCGCGACCCCGCGCCTCTGCTCCTCGCTGGCCTGGAGCGAAGCGGCGGCACTGCGTGCGTAGCTCCGCTGAGTGCCGAAGACGTCCGGTTCCCAGCCCGCCGCGAGCTGCGCCGAGTAGTATGCCGAGGGGTAGGTGGTGCTCTCGCCCTCCTGCCGCACGCGCGCTTCGCCGCGGGTGTACGAGCCGCCGACCATGAGCGTGGGCAGGCGCGCGCCTTCGGCTGCGGCCAGCAGGGCGCGAGCCTCGGTCACCCGCTCCAGCGCCGCCCCCAGGTCGGTGTTCTGCGCCAGTGCGGTCCTGACCAGCCGCTCCAGCGTGGTGTCGCGGTAGATGCGCCACCAGGGCGTGTCGGCGGCGGTGGTCTCCGGCATGGCCGGTCCCTCCCGCCAGACCGAAGGGACGGCTTGCGGCGGAGGCTGATAGCGCGACGCGGTCGCGCAGGCGCACAGCGCGACGGCCGCGGCGGCGAGAGCCCGAGCACCCATCGTGACCCCCCGGGAACGAAATGCGAGACGGCCGGCACGGCCTGTCCCCGTCAGTGCCGGCAACGCCTCACGCTATGGGGGGGGCGTCAATCGAGCGTGAATGCGGTGTGAATCCCGCGCAGCCGGGCGCGTGGGCCGGCACCGGACGGTGCGGTTCGCGCGGCGAGCGGGATGCGCGCCATTCTCGGCCTCACGAGCCGCCGCTCTGCCACAACCGCCGGATCGCCTCCCGGTTGGCCGCGCTCGTGACGCGCGCGCCATCCGCGCGGTGCAGCCCGGCGATGCGGTCGGCGTAGGCCGCCTCGATCCGGCCCCGCACCATCTTGAGCGTGATGTTGAGCATCCGGTTCTGCTCGGTGAACGGCTCGTCGAGGACCGCGAAGGTCGAGGGCAGCCACCGCTCCGGGAACATCCCGGCGTGCCGCCCGCCGGCGCGGTACGCGTCGATCTCCGCCTCCAGGAGGCGCAGGGCCGCGTCCTGGCTCTCCACGCGGTCGGGCGCCAGGCCGTGATGCTCCCGCCACGCCGCCAGCGCCTCGCGGTTCGGGACGAGCAGCGCGACCGTCGCCGGCGACTGGTTGTTGTGCAGCATGATCTGGTCGATGAACCGGGAGCGGTCCACGACGGTCTCCTCGATGCCCTCCGGGCTGTACTTCTCGCCGTCGGGCCCGATCAGCAGGCTCTTCTCCCGCCCGAGCACGTACAGGAACCCGTCGGAGTCGAGGTAGCCGAGGTCGCCGGTGTGGAGCCAGCCGTCCCTGAGCGTCTCGGCGGTGGCCTTTTCGTTCTTCCAGTAGCCGAGCATCACGTTCTCGCCGCGGACCACGATCTCGCCTTTCCCGCCCACCGGCAGGTCGTGCCCGGCCTCGTCGCAGATCCTCACCTCGAGGTCGGGGGCGAGCACGCCGGAGGAGCCCAGCTTGTGGCGGCGGGGCGTGTTGGACGAGATGACCGGCGCGGCCTCGGTGAGGCCGTAGCCCTGGAAGACCGGGATGCCGATGGCGTAGAAGAACCGCTGCAGCTCGAGGTCGAGCAGCGCGGCGCCGCCGACGAAGTACTCGAGCCGACCCCCGAAGTTCTCGCGGACCTTGCGGAACAGCACCGCGTCGAACAGCGCCACGAGCGGCCGCAGCAGCGCGCGCGGCCCGCGCCCGCGGTCGAACCCGAGGCCGTTGTACGCCTTCGCCACACCCACGCCGGCGCGGAACAGCGCCCACGACAACGCGCCCCTGGCGCGCACGCCCTTCTCGATGCCCTTGCGGAGGGTCTTCGACAGCGCCGGCGCGCTGAGGAGCAGCGTGGGGCGCGTCTCCCGGATGTTCGCCGGGATGTTGCGCAAGGTCTCCATCGGGGTCTTGCCGG
This region includes:
- a CDS encoding DUF933 domain-containing protein is translated as MKIGLVGFAGSGKTTVFNTLTGLDVPVGFGGELHLGTVKVPDERIDKLSKIFSPKKTTYAEIVFSDIPGEHGAEKKGLSPKALQQIRDQDVLCLVLRAFDNPALDATPDPAADLEAFHAECILTDLAMVERRLDRSKKEKIDPLEVAAFELMRQTLEQELPLRSLTAQALDRSKLTGYGFLTDRPLMVVLNRSEDEAAVPLPAGMAARLEAIRAAGLVLSASVEAEIAKMDAADQAAFLADLGLAESALTRFIHTAYALLDLISFFTVGPDEVRAWPVRRGSNAKQAAGKIHSDLERGFIRAEVIPYSVFMEYGSEHAVREAGKLQLGGKDHPVADGDILHIRFNV
- a CDS encoding efflux transporter outer membrane subunit, whose translation is MGARALAAAAVALCACATASRYQPPPQAVPSVWREGPAMPETTAADTPWWRIYRDTTLERLVRTALAQNTDLGAALERVTEARALLAAAEGARLPTLMVGGSYTRGEARVRQEGESTTYPSAYYSAQLAAGWEPDVFGTQRSYARSAAASLQASEEQRRGVALLLVASVASAYVDLQATDQELQVVNRALEARRGYLDTTKRRFDGTPAAELDHRQAQALYEAARETAIDLREAAADAENALSTLLGRAPGAIPRTGSPGDQLLAAVPAGLPASLVTRRPDVRAAERALAAAGADVGAARAQLFPHLNLTAELQWSRTPGTTTTIQGFTMAAPTTTETGWNVAASISQPLFMGGRLLADVRAAESRRRQALIAYEGTVLSALQDAENQLAATRFAGERRTSADSQAVYAAAALRAAEDRYAAGTSPFLEVLDAQRTQLSAAMGAVVARVRQADAVIGLYKALGGGWQEDSTAAGPPR
- a CDS encoding AMP-binding protein — translated: MSSDPSIPPTLPALFEAAAERFAGNTLVLEKRDGTWHGTTYAEARTLVHRCAAGFLDLGLGKGERVALISEGRREWVIAELGILYTGAVDVPISVKVEELPELRFRLSHSGCRMAVVSGSQARKVMGLRAELPELETVVLLDDPGEAVPGVVRFADLLARGEAALAAQPGRVAASWRAVRGSDAANICYTSGTTADPKGIVLSHRNYTANIAQGTALYPLPPHAVTLLILPWDHAFAHTCGIYALGSTGGAFACVQTGKTPMETLRNIPANIRETRPTLLLSAPALSKTLRKGIEKGVRARGALSWALFRAGVGVAKAYNGLGFDRGRGPRALLRPLVALFDAVLFRKVRENFGGRLEYFVGGAALLDLELQRFFYAIGIPVFQGYGLTEAAPVISSNTPRRHKLGSSGVLAPDLEVRICDEAGHDLPVGGKGEIVVRGENVMLGYWKNEKATAETLRDGWLHTGDLGYLDSDGFLYVLGREKSLLIGPDGEKYSPEGIEETVVDRSRFIDQIMLHNNQSPATVALLVPNREALAAWREHHGLAPDRVESQDAALRLLEAEIDAYRAGGRHAGMFPERWLPSTFAVLDEPFTEQNRMLNITLKMVRGRIEAAYADRIAGLHRADGARVTSAANREAIRRLWQSGGS